From Eschrichtius robustus isolate mEscRob2 chromosome 7, mEscRob2.pri, whole genome shotgun sequence, a single genomic window includes:
- the FGF8 gene encoding fibroblast growth factor 8 isoform X3, with product MGSPRSALSCLLLHLLVLCLQAQVTVQSSPNFTQHVREQSLVTDQLSRRLIRTYQLYSRTSGKHVQVLANKRINAMAEDGDPFAKLIVETDTFGSRVRVRGAETGLYICMNKKGKLIAKSNGKGKDCVFTEIVLENNYTALQNAKYEGWYMAFTRKGRPRKGSKTRQHQREVHFMKRLPRGHHTTEQSLRFEFLNYPPFTRSLRGSQRTWAPEPR from the exons ATGGGCAGCCCCCGCTCGGCGCTGAGCTGCCT GCTGTTGCACTTGCTGGTTCTCTGCCTCCAAGCCCAG GTAACTGTTCAGTCCTCACCTAATTTTACACAGCATGTGAGGGAGCAGAGCCTGGTGACGGATCAGCTCAGCCGCCGTCTCATCCGGACCTACCAACTCTACAGCCGCACCAGCGGGAAGCACGTGCAGGTCCTGGCCAACAAGCGCATCAACGCCATGGCAGAAGACGGGGACCCCTTTG CAAAGCTCATTGTGGAGACGGACACCTTTGGGAGCCGGGTTCGAGTCCGAGGAGCTGAGACAGGCCTCTACATCTGCATGAACAAGAAGGGGAAGCTGATTGCCAAG AGCAACGGCAAAGGCAAGGATTGTGTGTTCACGGAGATCGTGCTGGAGAACAACTACACGGCCCTGCAGAACGCCAAGTACGAGGGCTGGTACATGGCCTTCACGCGCAAGGGTCGGCCCCGCAAGGGCTCCAAGACTCGGCAGCACCAGCGCGAGGTCCACTTCATGAAGCGACTGCCCCGCGGCCATCACACCACAGAGCAGAGCCTGCGCTTCGAGTTCCTCAACTACCCGCCCTTCACGCGCAGTCTGCGTGGCAGCCAGAGGACTTGGGCCCCGGAGCCCCGATAG
- the FGF8 gene encoding fibroblast growth factor 8 isoform X2: MGSPRSALSCLLLHLLVLCLQAQEGPGGGPALGRELASLFRAGRESQGVSQQHVREQSLVTDQLSRRLIRTYQLYSRTSGKHVQVLANKRINAMAEDGDPFAKLIVETDTFGSRVRVRGAETGLYICMNKKGKLIAKSNGKGKDCVFTEIVLENNYTALQNAKYEGWYMAFTRKGRPRKGSKTRQHQREVHFMKRLPRGHHTTEQSLRFEFLNYPPFTRSLRGSQRTWAPEPR; encoded by the exons ATGGGCAGCCCCCGCTCGGCGCTGAGCTGCCT GCTGTTGCACTTGCTGGTTCTCTGCCTCCAAGCCCAG GAAGGCCCGGGCGGGGGGCCTGCGCTGGGCAGGGAGCTCGCTTCCCTGTTCCGAGCTGGCCGGGAGTCCCAGGGTGTTTCCCAACAG CATGTGAGGGAGCAGAGCCTGGTGACGGATCAGCTCAGCCGCCGTCTCATCCGGACCTACCAACTCTACAGCCGCACCAGCGGGAAGCACGTGCAGGTCCTGGCCAACAAGCGCATCAACGCCATGGCAGAAGACGGGGACCCCTTTG CAAAGCTCATTGTGGAGACGGACACCTTTGGGAGCCGGGTTCGAGTCCGAGGAGCTGAGACAGGCCTCTACATCTGCATGAACAAGAAGGGGAAGCTGATTGCCAAG AGCAACGGCAAAGGCAAGGATTGTGTGTTCACGGAGATCGTGCTGGAGAACAACTACACGGCCCTGCAGAACGCCAAGTACGAGGGCTGGTACATGGCCTTCACGCGCAAGGGTCGGCCCCGCAAGGGCTCCAAGACTCGGCAGCACCAGCGCGAGGTCCACTTCATGAAGCGACTGCCCCGCGGCCATCACACCACAGAGCAGAGCCTGCGCTTCGAGTTCCTCAACTACCCGCCCTTCACGCGCAGTCTGCGTGGCAGCCAGAGGACTTGGGCCCCGGAGCCCCGATAG
- the FGF8 gene encoding fibroblast growth factor 8 isoform X4, producing the protein MGSPRSALSCLLLHLLVLCLQAQHVREQSLVTDQLSRRLIRTYQLYSRTSGKHVQVLANKRINAMAEDGDPFAKLIVETDTFGSRVRVRGAETGLYICMNKKGKLIAKSNGKGKDCVFTEIVLENNYTALQNAKYEGWYMAFTRKGRPRKGSKTRQHQREVHFMKRLPRGHHTTEQSLRFEFLNYPPFTRSLRGSQRTWAPEPR; encoded by the exons ATGGGCAGCCCCCGCTCGGCGCTGAGCTGCCT GCTGTTGCACTTGCTGGTTCTCTGCCTCCAAGCCCAG CATGTGAGGGAGCAGAGCCTGGTGACGGATCAGCTCAGCCGCCGTCTCATCCGGACCTACCAACTCTACAGCCGCACCAGCGGGAAGCACGTGCAGGTCCTGGCCAACAAGCGCATCAACGCCATGGCAGAAGACGGGGACCCCTTTG CAAAGCTCATTGTGGAGACGGACACCTTTGGGAGCCGGGTTCGAGTCCGAGGAGCTGAGACAGGCCTCTACATCTGCATGAACAAGAAGGGGAAGCTGATTGCCAAG AGCAACGGCAAAGGCAAGGATTGTGTGTTCACGGAGATCGTGCTGGAGAACAACTACACGGCCCTGCAGAACGCCAAGTACGAGGGCTGGTACATGGCCTTCACGCGCAAGGGTCGGCCCCGCAAGGGCTCCAAGACTCGGCAGCACCAGCGCGAGGTCCACTTCATGAAGCGACTGCCCCGCGGCCATCACACCACAGAGCAGAGCCTGCGCTTCGAGTTCCTCAACTACCCGCCCTTCACGCGCAGTCTGCGTGGCAGCCAGAGGACTTGGGCCCCGGAGCCCCGATAG
- the FGF8 gene encoding fibroblast growth factor 8 isoform X1: MGSPRSALSCLLLHLLVLCLQAQEGPGGGPALGRELASLFRAGRESQGVSQQVTVQSSPNFTQHVREQSLVTDQLSRRLIRTYQLYSRTSGKHVQVLANKRINAMAEDGDPFAKLIVETDTFGSRVRVRGAETGLYICMNKKGKLIAKSNGKGKDCVFTEIVLENNYTALQNAKYEGWYMAFTRKGRPRKGSKTRQHQREVHFMKRLPRGHHTTEQSLRFEFLNYPPFTRSLRGSQRTWAPEPR; the protein is encoded by the exons ATGGGCAGCCCCCGCTCGGCGCTGAGCTGCCT GCTGTTGCACTTGCTGGTTCTCTGCCTCCAAGCCCAG GAAGGCCCGGGCGGGGGGCCTGCGCTGGGCAGGGAGCTCGCTTCCCTGTTCCGAGCTGGCCGGGAGTCCCAGGGTGTTTCCCAACAG GTAACTGTTCAGTCCTCACCTAATTTTACACAGCATGTGAGGGAGCAGAGCCTGGTGACGGATCAGCTCAGCCGCCGTCTCATCCGGACCTACCAACTCTACAGCCGCACCAGCGGGAAGCACGTGCAGGTCCTGGCCAACAAGCGCATCAACGCCATGGCAGAAGACGGGGACCCCTTTG CAAAGCTCATTGTGGAGACGGACACCTTTGGGAGCCGGGTTCGAGTCCGAGGAGCTGAGACAGGCCTCTACATCTGCATGAACAAGAAGGGGAAGCTGATTGCCAAG AGCAACGGCAAAGGCAAGGATTGTGTGTTCACGGAGATCGTGCTGGAGAACAACTACACGGCCCTGCAGAACGCCAAGTACGAGGGCTGGTACATGGCCTTCACGCGCAAGGGTCGGCCCCGCAAGGGCTCCAAGACTCGGCAGCACCAGCGCGAGGTCCACTTCATGAAGCGACTGCCCCGCGGCCATCACACCACAGAGCAGAGCCTGCGCTTCGAGTTCCTCAACTACCCGCCCTTCACGCGCAGTCTGCGTGGCAGCCAGAGGACTTGGGCCCCGGAGCCCCGATAG